A region of the Ranitomeya imitator isolate aRanImi1 chromosome 10, aRanImi1.pri, whole genome shotgun sequence genome:
CTGAATGtctgagtttgatccaatatttggaTCACACTtggtcatgcaagtcaatgagtccatggaaaccaaTGGATTGCACTCGGACAACATCTGAAAGCAGtctgatttccatggactgacaaaatggagaagacgAATCTCTTATAAAATCGTATTCAAGAGATTTCCTCCAAAAAATCAAGACAAATTCAGTTCACCTCAAACTGTTTCACCCATCTCTCATTAGACTAACATCATTGCTTCAATTGTTGATGTCCATTTTCCTTAATTCCCTTTGCAGAAGCTTGGTGCCCAGAGAACAGCCACTACACACTGTGCTCCGGCGCTTTCCAGAAGACCTGCAGCCACCCCAACCCGCCATCCACCAATATCAACCACTGCAGAGAAAATTGTGATTGTGACGATGGCTACTTTCTTGAAGGTGACCATTGCATCCCTAAATCTGAGTGTGGCTGCCTTCATGATGGAATATATTATAAAATCAATGAAATATTCTTCCCCACACCAAACTGTGACATGAAATGTCTCTGCCAATATGACGGGTTGGTTCAGTGCTCTCCATATTCATGTAGTCCTCACGAGGTCTGTAAGATAAAAGATGGCGCCAACAAGTGTCACGCAACCAACGTGGCCATGTGCTCCGTGCTCGGGAGTTCTCACTACTACACATTTGATGGTGGCAAATATCAGTTTCAAGGAAACTGCACTTGTGTTCTCGCGATAACCTGCTTATACAATGCCAGGCTGCCGGCCaacttttcagttattttgtcaacAGTTTCTCCGAAGAGGGTCGGAGTTTTCCTAAATGACATTCAGATAATCTTGACCGAAGGCAAAAAAGGAACAGTTCAGGTAAGTCATAAAGAAAATTGCCACACTCTTATAGTTTTATTTTTCCAAAGGAAAATGCCCTAAAGACTCCCTATCAGGTCGATCTCCTCAAAGAAGCTCAGGACCTTCAAATAGCCAAAACACATGGCGTCCCACATGAGCACTTACATCAAAGAGTctgaaagggttttttttttgaGAGATTCAAAAACATATTTTCAAGTGGAAACTGCTTGTTCCTTTTATGGGAAATTTTTTGCTTTCTGAAGTATTTCCAGAAGTAACTTGATGAGTTTTGGAAGTGATTTTTTTTCCTGATGCATTTTTTGTAGCCTTTTGTTTGAACAATTCCCCATTGGCGGCAGATTAAATCAGGAGCCGCTTCGAAGAAGTAACCCACACTTCCTTTTTATTCACCAGGCGTTTTTCAAAACCTTAAGTGAGAAAATCATTTTCAGGATTCCTGAAGCCGGTAAAAGAAACGACCGGTCCATTCTTCATGCACATTTCCACATACTTGAAAGTAGAGCCATAGCAAGAACGATGGCAAAACCACTAGGAAAACTTGGAGGATGCATCGGTAcctaaccaaatactgaacatatgaacagctaaGGGGAAGTCCAATAGAAATGAATAGAAAGGTTCTTAGAAACATTTTTAAGAAATATTTCAGGCATTTTTTATGTGGACCAGCTCGAAAACCCCTCTGTGTCCACATACCCAAGCAATGCTGCCTCACAATGAAGGTCTCTGGTATGACTGGCAACTCAAATTCGGGTTCAAGGTTCATTATAGGGTCAGGCTTGGTAGACACCTATGACTTGGGATTTAGATATAATTTTATATCTCTTTGATTAACTGTCTCTCTAAACTTTTTAAACTTATTTTATGTGGTAGCAAAAAGGGGCGTGGATCGCGTGGATACCAGCAGTGCAATGTGAACATTTTTTCAGAAAGAAGGACGATCCAGCATAGTGGACTTCAATAAAATGTAAACTTTTATTTGTAGAAAAGCATAAAATTGATAATCCaatgtcacaaccacaccagggagTTATAGGTAATCACGTTTCGGATAGAGATCCTTATTTAATTGAAGTTGTGTTCCTTTTTATGAAAATTAATTCTCCTACAGGACATTTTTTATTACTTGTTTGGAGTGATATAACATTGCCAAGAGTGTCGAATTAGTTTTCAGATCTTTTCTATAAGGAGATATTGAAATATTAGTATCATCATTGTTATTATTAAGAGTGATATCTAGAAATTCAATTTCTTTTTCTTGTATGTTATGTGTAAATTTAAGGTTCAAATTATTAGATTTAGATATTGTACAAACTTCTCTGCCGATTCCAAAGGTCCCTCCCATACCAAGAAGAGGTCGTCGACATAACGACCGTAGCACCTGATATGGGAGGAAAAGGGATTAGACTCAGAGAAAATATTTAAATTAATTTGCATAAAAATGAACATTACATCTGAATTAAAATTAAAACGAGAAGCGTTATCAATAAATATTAGATTGAAGGAATGCAAATATCCCAAATGGATGCTCCAACGAGCAAACAATATTGTTGATAATATTCCAAGATGAGAAAtattattaaatttgaaaaaaataataccAAAAGAAGTCAAAAGTATAACCAGCTTGCATTCATTTCTAATTTTTGCTCAGTTTCTAATTATAAAAACGATTATTAATAGTCATTCATCCATGCTTTATCGAGACAAAAAACCTAGATACATACTGTCCATACCTATTAGGTATtcgtaaaaaaaaagtgcaaacattGGGAAGCTTACGTTCTCCTATCCTAAATATAAATCATGACCCCCGATCCAAGGACACTTGACTAAATACAACGGGCTTCTACAAATGCGGTCGCAATGTTTGCAGATGTGTAGAACATTGTACCACATTTATGTCTGCAGCAACCAAGAAAACATATTctacaaaaaactttattaattCTAATTCCACCTTTTTGGTGTACCATATTAGCTGCAAACTATGTGACATCCAGTATGGTGGATGCACAACTAACGCACTGAAAGTCCGTATCAGATGTCATTTATCTGATGATTCTAACAAATTAACTACCAAATGCTCAGCGGCTTCTAAACACTTTAGCATAAAACATGGAGGAGATACCTCTCACAGCAATGAATAAGGATCTCTATCCGAAACGGGTTTGCCCGTAATTCTCTGGTGCGGTTGTGACATTGGGCTATCCGTTTTATGCTTTTCTACAAATTAAAGTTTACATTTTATGTGTGGGTTGTCGCGTGACATTCTGTTGAAGAGCTCCAGATTCTGAAGAGTTTTGATTGTGAAAATGTAGATATTTAGAGACATAAGGTAGCAGTATACAGGGTCCAAATTGACCATCAAAGTAGAAGAGGATCCTCTGAAGGGTTTGGGCTCTGATGCCATTACAGGTCCACAGTAGAGTTGATTTGCAGGACCTGGTCCATCAATTATGACAGTAATCAGTGGCCTTCTAATGGGAACCTTACCTAACGACATATATGTCTCTTCTTTAGACTACCCAGGCTGGTGCAATGTCACATGTGTGTCACGCTACAACTATCATGTTGCGCCAGGCCAAAAGAAGAGCCATGGATATGCTGGAGGAAGGAGACAGTTTTCAGGGATCCTCTCCCTTGGCCACTGATTTTTGATGGGGCCAATCGACCAGGTCCTGATAACTGATTAGCGTAAACTTTAGCTCCAAGATTCTAGCTGGAGACTACTTAATTGGGAAATTAATTTGAAGCCAATCCCCTGTTACTAAGGTAGCTTTCTTACGGGAAGATAAAAAAGCTACCTTAGATACTAATTAGCTTTTGCAAATAATATGTTATTTGTATAAAATAATTGCAACAAACATTATCTCATGAAAAGTAGATGAGGACATGTTATGTATAGATAGCCTTGGGATTTCAGTCTGACGTCAGAAATGTTGATAGAACTTGGGATTTTGAAAAATTGGAAAAAGTACTTCTTGTTGACTCTTTAGGCTTTAAGACATCATAGAATGAAGGTCGGTTCCTCACTTTTGAGTTTTGTGTCTTGTAGGTGAACGACGTTTCCTTCAACCTTCCACTGAATCTTAGGGAAAGTGGAATTTGGGTTTGGCAACATGGTATGACCGTGTTCTTGTCCACCACATTTGGACTTGAAGTTATTTACGACCTGGATCTTCAGGTTATCGTAAAGATTTCCAGCAGCTTCTATGGACAGGTGTGCGGATTGTGTGGAAATTACAATGGTGACAACGCAGATGATTATTCACATATAGGTGGAAACTTTAATGTTGATAAAGCTacatttggtgcagccaagaagaacaGGATCTTGGAGATGACCTGTGAGATTCATTGTCCGAGTTATGCCTGCCCGAAATGTGAAGAAAGATTA
Encoded here:
- the LOC138651601 gene encoding IgGFc-binding protein-like; the encoded protein is MIPGRATVNGVLYNLPINLNMEKIQVFVKWQHGVISTEFGMEVTFDWDSRVSVALPDSYTGAVCGLCGNFNGNKQDEFVLKNGKVTNDITAFAEAWKITETIPGCGDLMPPPCELLQLLEKNQRTLLSDCGIILKDDGPFRDCHRVVNPEPYFQFCILDFCYHSARQDVFCKVIEAYTAACQGANGIVYEWRKNDFCQAWCPENSHYTLCSGAFQKTCSHPNPPSTNINHCRENCDCDDGYFLEGDHCIPKSECGCLHDGIYYKINEIFFPTPNCDMKCLCQYDGLVQCSPYSCSPHEVCKIKDGANKCHATNVAMCSVLGSSHYYTFDGGKYQFQGNCTCVLAITCLYNARLPANFSVILSTVSPKRVGVFLNDIQIILTEGKKGTVQTTQAGAMSHVCHATTIMLRQAKRRAMDMLEEGDSFQGSSPLATDF